Proteins encoded together in one Chitinophaga varians window:
- a CDS encoding histidine kinase codes for MKRIIILMLLLYCYTTGALALDPTPDTLTVKDGFAASALDLRPYINSLSDPEGHLTIQQVVHLPFTAAPQLFHNYKKNNGQVNNSWFRLQVKNEGTDTLSAILFAGWHDFMDWYEKSPGDTAALLMQTGLMYDKGGVERWDHYGFSVNVPPHQARTFYLHIINKSYNENPLMPTLFSEQAFARFHNREQDSYRKEAVIIQVVLGMLLVFFSISIINYIQLPDRSYIYFAIYILGLILFFALRLESKPYQLSFFHRWPMLKYYWDIPGLLFCFYLMYLMFGNTFLNLKERYPFMEQVFTWVATVVGGLIIVCIYCILMEQYHLPVIIYSYVYFCTLLPLLVVFIALARRSRHHPLLRFFLYGSVCLYLACLGSFLMHIRPLGLLSALGELAAPTMLFIGGVLLQAMFFLAGLSYRNKLVHLERTRTQELLIKQLNKNKELQRKLNEQLEELVKEQTTEILRKKHELEEQRKIQLETEYDKKLTEIELKAIRAQINPHFIFNCLNSIQLFVMQRDYEYAQKYLSDFSYLIRKTLDFSRRNFISLADEITYLNTYLGLEKMRFENRMEYEIVVDPEITTAELEIPAMLLQPYVENAVKHGMTNPQQPIGQLSIRFTQVAADMLECVIADNGIGIARSRSLRTLPKHHQSSGMEISQNRAELLNKMYNTEIHIEIIDLSARDEADSGTVVKILIPQL; via the coding sequence GTGAAGCGCATTATCATCTTAATGCTGTTGTTGTACTGTTACACCACAGGCGCCCTTGCCCTGGACCCCACCCCGGACACCCTGACAGTAAAAGACGGTTTTGCTGCCTCGGCCCTGGACCTGCGCCCCTACATAAACAGCCTCTCCGATCCGGAGGGCCATCTGACCATTCAGCAGGTGGTACACCTGCCTTTTACTGCCGCCCCGCAACTTTTTCACAACTACAAAAAAAATAACGGCCAGGTTAACAACTCCTGGTTCCGGCTACAGGTAAAAAACGAAGGCACCGACACCCTCTCCGCTATTCTTTTTGCCGGCTGGCACGATTTCATGGACTGGTACGAAAAATCGCCCGGCGATACGGCCGCCCTGTTGATGCAGACAGGCCTCATGTATGACAAAGGCGGCGTGGAAAGGTGGGACCACTATGGCTTCAGCGTTAATGTGCCCCCGCATCAGGCCCGCACTTTCTACCTGCATATCATTAACAAGTCGTACAATGAGAACCCGCTCATGCCCACGCTCTTCAGCGAACAGGCCTTTGCCCGGTTCCATAACCGGGAACAGGACAGCTATCGCAAAGAAGCCGTGATCATACAGGTGGTGCTGGGCATGCTCCTCGTTTTCTTCAGTATTTCCATCATCAACTATATCCAGCTGCCCGACCGGTCGTATATCTACTTCGCCATTTATATCCTTGGGCTGATCCTGTTTTTCGCGCTGCGGCTGGAAAGCAAGCCCTATCAGCTTTCTTTCTTCCACCGCTGGCCTATGCTGAAATACTACTGGGACATACCGGGGCTGCTGTTCTGTTTTTATCTTATGTACCTCATGTTCGGTAATACCTTCCTCAACCTGAAAGAGCGGTATCCCTTCATGGAACAGGTTTTCACCTGGGTAGCCACCGTCGTGGGCGGACTGATCATCGTCTGTATTTATTGTATCCTGATGGAGCAGTACCATCTTCCGGTGATCATTTACAGCTATGTGTATTTCTGCACGCTGCTGCCGTTGCTGGTGGTATTTATAGCGTTGGCACGGCGTTCCCGTCATCACCCGTTGCTGCGGTTTTTCCTGTATGGGTCCGTATGCCTGTACCTGGCCTGCCTCGGCTCCTTCCTTATGCATATCAGGCCCCTTGGGCTGTTGAGCGCATTGGGCGAGCTGGCCGCACCAACCATGCTGTTCATCGGCGGCGTGTTGCTGCAGGCCATGTTCTTCCTGGCCGGCCTCAGTTACCGCAACAAGCTGGTACACCTGGAAAGGACCCGTACCCAGGAGCTGCTGATCAAACAACTCAATAAAAACAAGGAGTTGCAACGCAAGCTCAATGAGCAGCTCGAAGAACTGGTGAAAGAACAGACCACAGAAATATTGCGTAAGAAACATGAGCTGGAAGAGCAGCGAAAAATTCAGCTGGAGACAGAGTATGATAAAAAACTGACAGAGATAGAACTCAAAGCCATCAGAGCGCAGATCAATCCCCACTTTATCTTCAATTGCCTCAATTCCATCCAGTTGTTTGTAATGCAGCGCGACTATGAATACGCCCAGAAATATCTGTCAGACTTTTCCTATCTGATCCGGAAAACGCTGGACTTTTCGCGGCGCAACTTCATCTCCCTGGCAGATGAGATCACCTATCTCAATACTTACCTCGGTCTGGAAAAGATGCGGTTTGAGAACAGGATGGAGTACGAAATTGTAGTAGATCCGGAGATCACCACGGCTGAACTGGAGATCCCCGCCATGCTGCTGCAGCCTTATGTGGAAAACGCCGTGAAACACGGCATGACCAATCCGCAGCAGCCCATTGGCCAGCTATCGATCCGGTTTACGCAGGTGGCCGCGGACATGCTGGAATGTGTTATAGCCGACAATGGTATTGGCATTGCGCGTTCCCGCTCCCTGCGCACACTGCCCAAACACCACCAGTCGTCCGGCATGGAGATCAGCCAGAACAGGGCGGAGCTGCTGAATAAAATGTACAATACGGAAATTCATATCGAGATCATAGACTTATCAGCACGGGATGAAGCAGATAGCGGCACGGTAGTGAAGATCCTGATACCTCAACTATAA